From the genome of Candidatus Jidaibacter acanthamoeba, one region includes:
- a CDS encoding tetratricopeptide repeat protein: MYKSGNYHEEEILEHLRKALNIDMEIFGQDHYEASVRHSNLGVVLCSMNKFKDAIYHLNLAILINKKKGNNI; this comes from the coding sequence ATGTATAAGAGCGGCAATTATCATGAAGAAGAAATTCTAGAGCATTTAAGAAAAGCACTAAATATTGATATGGAAATATTTGGGCAAGATCATTATGAAGCATCTGTAAGACATAGTAATTTAGGGGTAGTATTATGCAGTATGAATAAATTCAAGGATGCAATATACCATCTAAACCTAGCAATATTAATTAATAAGAAGAAAGGTAATAATATAA